DNA sequence from the Streptomyces sp. CA-210063 genome:
CTCACCGGGCTGCACCTGGCCCGCGTGGACCTGCCGTCCTGGTCCAGCCACGCCCTGCCGCAGCTGCCCGACGGCCCCGTCCTGGGCATCGCGGCGGCCGTCCTCACCATCACCCTGGTCGGCAGCGTCGAGTCCCTGCTCTCCGCCGTGGCCGTCGACAAGCTCGTCACCGCCCGCGGCGAACCCCGTGTCCCCCGCTCCGACCTCGACCGGGAACTACGCGGCCAGGGCGCGGCCAATGTGGTCTCCGGCGCCCTCGGCGGCCTGCCGGTGACCGGCGTCGCCGTACGCAGCGCGGCCAATGTGCACACCGGCGCCGTCAGCCGGAACTCCACGATGCTGCACGGCGTTTGGGTAGTAGCGGCCGCACTGCTCCTGGTCCCCGTCCTGGAGCTGATCCCCCTCGCCTCACTCGCCGCCCTGGTGATGGCCGTCGGGGTCCAGATGGTGTCCCTGCACCACATCCGCACGGTCACCCGCCACCGCGAGGTGCTGGTCTACGCCGTCACCACATTCGGCGTCGTCCTGCTGGGCGTCCTGGAAGGCGTCGCGCTCGGCATCGCCGTGGCCGTCGGTGTCGCCCTGCACCGCCTCACCCGCACACGCATCACCCACGAGGACAAGGAAGGAGTCCATCACGTCCGCGTACGAGGGCAGTTGACGTTCCTCGCCGTGCCCCGCCTCAGCCGCGCCCTGCATCAGGTCCCCCAGGGGGCCGCCGTGGTCGTGGAGCTGGACGGGTCGTTCATGGACCACGCGGCGTACGAGTCGCTGCAGGACTGGCAGCACGCGCACCAAGCGCGCGGCGGCTCCGTGGAGATCACCGGCCGCGCCGGCACCCGTATCGCCGAACCCGCCGGCACCTCGGCGGCCGGCTGCCGCTGCCGGCCCTGGACACCCTGGCGCAACCACCAGTGCGAGGCACCGGCCACCCCGGCCGCGGGCACACCGCAGGAGGAGGCGGCCGAGGGACCGCGCGGTCATCAACTGGCGCGCGGCATCAGCGCGTTCCAGCACCACACCGCTCCCCTGGTGCGCGATGAGCTGGCCCGGCTGGCGCGCGAGGGACAGCAGCCCTCGCAGCTCTTCCTGACCTGCGCCGACTCCCGGCTCGTCACCTCGATGATCACCTCCAGCGGCCCCGGCGACCTCTTCGTCGTACGCAATGTCGGCAACCTCGTGCCGCTGCCCGGGGAGGAGAGCGGCGACGACTCGGTGGCGGCCGCGATCGAGTACGCGGTGGAGGTACTGAACGTACGGTCCATCACGGTCTGCGGGCACTCCGGATGCGGCGCGATGCAGGCCCTGCTCAAGACCGACCCGAACGGCGCCCAGACTCCCCTCAAGCGCTGGCTGCGGCACGGCAGGCCCAGCCTGGACCGCGCGACCGACAAGAACAGACCCTGGGCCCGCCTCGCCGACCGCGAACCCGCCGACGCCGTCGAACAGCTCTGCCTGACCAACGTCATCCAGCAGTTGGAACACCTGCGAGCCCATGACGCCGTCGCCCGAGCCCTGCGTGAGGGCGCGCTCGAACTGCACGGGATGTACTTCCATGTGGGCGAGGCACAGGCGTACCTGCTCACCGAGGAAGCCCCGGACAGCGGAGTCTTCGACCAGGTCGCCGGAACGGCCGGGTCGGTCGGCCCGACCGGGCCGGTCCTGCACGACACGCGCGCGTGAACCGAACTCCGTCCCGGTCCGTGGGAACGGGTGGCGTCCTGGCCGCAGGGCCACCCACCCACAGGTCTAAACCAATCCGAGGAAGGCCCTTGTCATCGGGGGTCCGGGTCTGATGAGCTGTGGCCTGGGACACAACTGACGCCCCGGCAAAGCACCGCAAGGGAGATGTCGTGAGCAACGAAAGCCTGGCCAACCTCTTGAAGGAGGAGCGACGCTTCGCGCCGCCCGCTGACCTGGCCGCGAACGCCAACGTCACGGCCGAGGCGTACGAACAGGCCAGGGCTGACAGGCTCGGCTTCTGGGCCACGCAGGCCCGTCGGCTGACCTGGGCCAAGGAGCCGAGCGAGACGCTGGACTGGTCGAACCCGCCGTTCGCCAAGTGGTTCAAGGACGGCGAGCTCAACGTCGCGTACAACTGCGTCGACCGGCATGTCGAGGCCGGAAACGGCGACCGGGTCGCCATCCACTTCGAGGGCGAGCCCGGGGACAGCCGGGCCATCACCTACGCCGAGCTCAAGGACGAGGTGAGCAAGGCCGCGAACGCTTTGCTGGAGCTGGGAGTTCAGGCGGGCGACCGGGTCGCGGTCTATATGCCGATGATCCCGGAGACGGCCGTGGCAATGCTCGCCTGCGCCCGGATCGGTGCCGCGCACTCCGTCGTCTTCGGCGGCTTCTCCGCGGACGCGCTCGCGACCCGTATCCAGGACGCCGACGCCAAGGTGGTCATCACCTCCGACGGCGGCTACCGGCGCGGCAAGCCGTCCGCGCTCAAGCCGGCCGTGGACGAGGCGGTCACCAAGGCGGGCACCATCGAGCATGTCCTCGTCGTGCGCCGCACCGGCCAGGACGTCGCCTGGAACGACTCCCGTGACGTGTGGTGGCACGAGATCGTCGACCGGCAGCCCGCCGAGCACACCCCCGAGGCCTTCGGGGCCGAGCACCCGCTGTTCATCCTCTACACGTCCGGGACGACGGGTAAGCCCAAGGGCATCCTGCACACCTCCGGCGGCTACCTCACCCAGACGTCGTACACCCACCACGCCGTCTTCGACCTCAAGCCGGAGACGGACGTGTACTGGTGCACGGCCGACGTCGGCTGGGTCACCGGCCACTCGTACATCGTGTACGGGCCGCTGGCGAACGGCGCGACGCAGGTCATGTACGAGGGCACGCCGGACACCCCGCACCAGGGGCGGTTCTGGGAGATCGTGCAGAAGTACGGGGTGACGATCCTCTACACGGCTCCCACGGCCATCCGTACGTTCATGAAGTGGGGCGACGACATCCCCGCGAAGTTCGATCTGTCCTCCCTCCGCGTCCTCGGGTCCGTCGGGGAGCCGATCAACCCCGAGGCGTGGATCTGGTATCGGAAGCACATCGGGTCCGACGCGACGCCGATCGTGGACACCTGGTGGCAGACCGAGACCGGCGCGATGATGATCTCGCCGCTGCCGGGTGTGACGGCGGCCAAGCCCGGGTCCGCGCAGACGCCGCTGCCGGGCATCTCCGCGACCGTCGTCGACGACGAGGCGAACGAGGTGCCGAACGGCGGCGGTGGCTATCTGGTCCTCACCGAGCCGTGGCCGTCGATGCTGCGCACCATCTGGGGCGACGACCAGCGGTTCCTCGACACGTACTGGTCTCGGTTCGAGGGCAAGTACTTCGCCGGTGACGGGGCGAAGAAGGACGACGACGGGGACATCTGGCTTCTCGGGCGCGTCGACGACGTGATGCTCGTATCGGGCCACAACATCTCCACCACCGAGGTGGAGTCCGCGCTCGTCTCGCACCCGTCCGTGGCCGAGGCGGCCGTGGTCGGCGCGGCCGACGAGACCACCGGTCAGGCGATCGTGGCGTTCGTGATCCTGCGCGGTACGGCGAACGCCGAGGACGAGAGCCTCGTCGCCGACCTCCGCAACCACGTCGGCGCCACCCTCGGCCCGATCGCCAAGCCGAAGCGGATCCTGCCGGTGCAGGAGCTGCCGAAGACCCGCTCCGGGAAGATCATGCGGCGACTGCTGCGGGACGTGGCGGAGAACCGCCAGCTCGGTGACGTCACCACGCTGACGGACTCCACGGTCATGGACCTCATCCAGGCCAAGCTTCCGGCGGCGCCGAGCGAGGACTGAGATCACGTACGAGGACTGAGGTCGCGTACGTCGAGGCCTGACGATCCCGACGATTATGTACGGCCATGAAGGGCACCCGGTGACCAGCGCCGGGTGCCCTTTCTGCCCCTTGCATGCGGGAGGCACCGGGTACTTTAGGTAGACTAAACAAATAGGTGCGCCGGGAAGTCTGGTCGGCAAGTGTTTTGTCCTGCCCACCGACCGGAGGTCCCCGCCGTGACCGCGCCCCGCACCACCCCCACTCGCAAGGTTCTCGGCCGGCTCTCCCTGCCCGAGCGGACCTTCGTGGGGGAGGCGCTGCGCACCGAGACCGTCGGCGGTGTCCTGCTGCTCCTCGCCGCCGTCACCGCGCTGGTCTGGGTCAACGTCCCCCCGTTGCACGACAGCTACGAGAGCGTCAGCCACTTCCACTTCGGCCCCGAAGCCCTCGGCCTCAACCTGTCCGTCGCGCACTGGGCGGCGGACGGGCTTCTCGCGATCTTCTTCTTCGTCGCCGGCATCGAACTCAAGCGCGAGCTGGTGGCCGGTGACCTCAGGGACCCCAAGGCGGCCGCGCTGCCCGTCGTCGCCGCGTTGTGCGGCATGGCCGTACCGGCGCTCGTCTACACGCTCACCAACCTCACCGGCGGCGGCTCCCTGGCCGGCTGGGCGGTGCCCACGGCGACCGACATCGCCTTCGCGTTGGCCGTGCTCGCCGTCATCGGCACCTCGTTGCCGAACGCGCTGCGCGCCTTCCTGCTCACCCTCGCCGTTGTCGACGACCTGTTCGCGATCCTGATCATCGCGGTGTTCTTCACCGACAGCCTCGACTTCGCCGCGCTCGGCGGCGCCGCCGCCGGCCTCGCCGTCTTCTGGCTGCTGCTCAGGAAGGGCGTGCGCGGGTGGTACGTGTATGTCCCGCTCGCCCTCGTCATCTGGGGGCTGATGTACAACAGCGGTGTCCACGCCACGATCGCCGGTGTCGCGATGGGGCTGATGCTGCGCTGCACCCGGCGCGAAGATGAGGAGCGCTCCCCCGGTGAGCGCATCGAGCACATCGTGCGCCCCCTGTCCGCCGGTCTGGCGGTACCGCTGTTCGCCCTGTTCAGCGCGGGCGTCGCGGTGTCGGGCAGTGCGCTGGGGAGGGTGTTCACACAGCCGGAGACGCTCGGGGTGGTGCTCGGGCTGGTCGTCGGCAAGGCGGTCGGGATCTTCGGCGGGACCTGGCTGACCGCCCGCTTCACCCGGGCCTCGCTCTCCGAGGACCTGGCCTGGCCGGACGTCTTCGCGGTCGCCTCCCTGGCCGGGATCGGCTTCACCGTGTCCCTGCTCATCGGCGAACTGGCCTTCGAGGACGACCGGACACTCACCGACGGCGTCAAGGCGGCCGTCCTCACCGGTTCCCTCATCGCAGCGGTCCTGGCGACCGTCCTGTTGAAGATGCGCAACGCCAAGTACCAGGCCCTGTGGGCCGCCGAGGAGCGCGACGACGACCGCGACGGCATCCCCGACATCTACGAGCAGGACGACCCGGCGTACCACCTGCGCATGGCCGAGCTCTACGAACGCAAGGCCGCCGAACACCGCAGGCTTGCCGAAGTGGCGGGCGGGGCAGGCGATGGCGACGACGGTCCGGCATGATCTGACAGGACCGTACAAACGCATATGAGGGAGACCCCGATGAGCGCACCCGACGGCAGCCCGGTCGGAGCCGAACGCAGTGTCGGCCAGCTGTTCGCCTCGGCGACGGCCGAGATGTCCGCGCTGGTGCACGACGAGATCGCGCTGGCCAAGGCCCAGCTCAGGCAGGACGTCAAGCGAGGCGTGGTCGGCGGCGGGGCGTTCACGGCTGCCGGCGCCGTACTGATCTTCTCCCTGCCGATGCTGAGCTTCGCCCTGGCGTACGGCATCCGCACCTGGAGCGACTGGAATCTGGCGATCTGCTTCCTGCTGTCGTTCGCGGCGAACGTGGTGGTCGCCCTCGTACTGACGCTGATCGGCGTCGTCTTCTCGAAGAAGGCCAAGAAGGGCAAGGGCCCGCAGAAGGTCGCCGCCTCCATGAAGCAGACGGCGGGCGTGCTGCAGAACGCCAAGCCCCACCCCCGGCGGCCCGCCCCGGCCGACGACGCCGTCGAGGCTGTGGCACGCTCGACGTCATGACCGACCCCGCGACCACCCCGGCCGCCCCCTCGACTCAGCCCGCGTCTCCCGTACGACTCGACGTGCCCGGCGCGAAGGGGCTGATCCACCGGGACGTGGCCGCCAACGGCGCGCGTTTCCACATCGCCGAGGTGGGCGACGGGCCGCTGGTGCTGCTGCTGCACGGCTTCCCGCAGTTCTGGTGGACCTGGCGGCACCAACTGGTCGCCCTCGCCGACGCGGGCTTCCGGGCAGTGGCCATGGATCTGCGCGGGGTCGGCGGCAGCGACCGTACGCCCCGGGGTTACGACCCCGCGAACCTCGCTCTCGACATCACCGGGGTCGTACGGTCCCTCGGCGAGCCCGACGCCGCGCTGGTCGGCCACGACCTGGGCGGCTATCTGGCGTGGACGGCGGCCGTGATGCGCCCCAAGCTCGTCCGGCGGCTCGCGGTGGCCTCGATGCCGCATCCACGGCGCTGGCGCTCGGCGATGCTCTCGGACGTCAAGCAGACCTCGGCGGGCTCCTACATCTGGGGCTTCCAGCGGCCCTGGATCCCCGAGCGGCAACTCACCGCCGACGACGGCGCGCTGGTCGGCCGACTGATCCGGGACTGGTCGGGGCCTCGGCTGCCCGACGACGAGTCCGTGGAGGCGTACCGGCGGGCGATGTGCATCCCGTCGACGGCGCACTGCTCCATCGAGCCGTACCGGTGGATGGTGCGGTCCTTGGCCCGCCCGGACGGCATCCAGTTCAACCGCCGGATGAAGCGCCCGGTGCGTGTGCCCACGCTCCATCTGCACGGTTCGCTGGACCCGGTGATGCGGACGCGCAGCGCTGCGGGGTCCGGGGAGTACGTCGAAGCGCCGTACCGTTGGCGGCTGTTCGACGGCCTGGGGCACTTCCCGCACGAGGAGGACCCGGTGGCGTTCTCGGCCGAACTCATCAACTGGCTGAAGGACCCCGAGCCGGACCGGTGAACGGCGGGCAGGGCCCGGATGTGAACACCTGTTCCACGAACAGCCACTTGCCCGGCGCATAGGCCAATTGGGGGGCGTGGGGGCGGTTATCGACCTTGGGGCGGGGGCACACGTCGGGGTATGGGCTGGACGCACGACTACAGTGACGCAGCACGCAACCGCCGCTCGGCCGCGGGCCTGAGCTCCCACCAGAGGGGCGCCCCGCAACTGCCGGGCACGGACCCCCGCCTGGGCATTCCGCGCATCCTGCGGCGCCGGGCCCGCTGGGTCTCGGCCCGGCTGCGCCACCCCCGTCCCTGACCCGTACGGGGCGACCTTCACCGGACCTCACCACACGGGCATCGCCCGGCCGCCTCAGAGCGCGCAGCTGTCGCTGTCCACCTGCTGGTTGGCCGTACGGCCCTTGGCGATGTCCTCCTCGATCTCGTCCGCGGTGAGCGCGTAACCCGTCGCCGGGTCGTCGAGGGACTTCGCGAAGACCACGCCGTACACCTTGCCCTCGGGGGTGAGCAGCGGGCCGCCGGAGTTGCCCTGGCGGACGGTCGCGTAGAGCGAGTAGACATCGCGGTGGACGGTGCCGCGCTTGTAGATGTCGGCGCCGTTGGCCGTGATGCGACCGCGCACGCGCGCGGGGCGCACGTCGTACGCGCCGTTCTCCGGGAAGCCCGCGACGATCGCGTCGTCGCTGCTGACGGCGTCCTTGGTGGTGAACTCCAGCACGGGCGCCCTCAGGTCCGGCACGTCCAGTACGGCGATGTCGCGCTCCCAGTCGTAGAGGACGACCTTGGCGTCGTGCTTGCGGCCCTCGCCGCCGATCTGGACGGTGGGTTCGTCGACCCCGCCGACCACGTGCGCGTTGGTCATCACCCGGCGCTCGCCGAAGACGAAGCCGGTGCCTTCGAGGACCTTGCCGCAGCTCTGGGCGGTGCCCATGACCTTGACGATGGACCGCTTGGCACTCTGGGCGACCGGGCTGTTCGCGAGCGCCGGGTCGGGGGGCTGGACGTCGGTGATCGGCTCGTTCGAGAACGGGCTGAAGACCTGCGGGAAACCGTTCTGCGTGAGGACCGAGGAGAAGTCCGCGAACCAGGTGTCGGCCTGGTTGGGCAGGGCCCCGGCCACTCCCTGCAGCACCTTGGAGTTGCGGACCTCCTTGCCGAGCGTCGGCAGCGTCGTCCCGGCGAGTGCGGAACCGATCAGCCAGGCGACCAGGAGCATCGCCACGACGTTGACGAGGGCGCCGCCGGTGGCGTCCAGGGCGCGGGCCGGGGACCAGGTGATGTACCGGCGCACCTTGTTGCCGAGGTGGGTGGTCAGGGCCTGGCCGACCGAGGCGCAGACGATCACGATGACCACCGCGACGACGGCGGCGGCCGTGCTGACCTCCGAGTTGTCGGTCATCCAGTCCCAGATGACGGGCAGGGCGTAGACCGCGACGAGGCCGCCGCCGAGAAAGCCGATCACCGACAGGATGCCGACGACGAAGCCCTGTCGGTACCCCACGATCGCGAACC
Encoded proteins:
- a CDS encoding bifunctional SulP family inorganic anion transporter/carbonic anhydrase, coding for MSACVPTHATDPDPNRTELDHQPPSPPEGPRRRFPIAAADLSASIAVFLIALPLSLGIALATDAPLQAGLVAAAVGGLVAGRLGGSPLQVSGPAAGLTVVTADLIHQYGWRTTCAITVLAGLSQLGLAHLRVARSALAVSPAIVHGMLAGIGVTIAVAQLHIVLGGTPQSSVVANVGALPAQLADLHPGALSLSALTLAVLLAWPRIPGRVGRAVRRIPAALIAVAAATAVAALTGLHLARVDLPSWSSHALPQLPDGPVLGIAAAVLTITLVGSVESLLSAVAVDKLVTARGEPRVPRSDLDRELRGQGAANVVSGALGGLPVTGVAVRSAANVHTGAVSRNSTMLHGVWVVAAALLLVPVLELIPLASLAALVMAVGVQMVSLHHIRTVTRHREVLVYAVTTFGVVLLGVLEGVALGIAVAVGVALHRLTRTRITHEDKEGVHHVRVRGQLTFLAVPRLSRALHQVPQGAAVVVELDGSFMDHAAYESLQDWQHAHQARGGSVEITGRAGTRIAEPAGTSAAGCRCRPWTPWRNHQCEAPATPAAGTPQEEAAEGPRGHQLARGISAFQHHTAPLVRDELARLAREGQQPSQLFLTCADSRLVTSMITSSGPGDLFVVRNVGNLVPLPGEESGDDSVAAAIEYAVEVLNVRSITVCGHSGCGAMQALLKTDPNGAQTPLKRWLRHGRPSLDRATDKNRPWARLADREPADAVEQLCLTNVIQQLEHLRAHDAVARALREGALELHGMYFHVGEAQAYLLTEEAPDSGVFDQVAGTAGSVGPTGPVLHDTRA
- the acs gene encoding acetate--CoA ligase, with the protein product MSNESLANLLKEERRFAPPADLAANANVTAEAYEQARADRLGFWATQARRLTWAKEPSETLDWSNPPFAKWFKDGELNVAYNCVDRHVEAGNGDRVAIHFEGEPGDSRAITYAELKDEVSKAANALLELGVQAGDRVAVYMPMIPETAVAMLACARIGAAHSVVFGGFSADALATRIQDADAKVVITSDGGYRRGKPSALKPAVDEAVTKAGTIEHVLVVRRTGQDVAWNDSRDVWWHEIVDRQPAEHTPEAFGAEHPLFILYTSGTTGKPKGILHTSGGYLTQTSYTHHAVFDLKPETDVYWCTADVGWVTGHSYIVYGPLANGATQVMYEGTPDTPHQGRFWEIVQKYGVTILYTAPTAIRTFMKWGDDIPAKFDLSSLRVLGSVGEPINPEAWIWYRKHIGSDATPIVDTWWQTETGAMMISPLPGVTAAKPGSAQTPLPGISATVVDDEANEVPNGGGGYLVLTEPWPSMLRTIWGDDQRFLDTYWSRFEGKYFAGDGAKKDDDGDIWLLGRVDDVMLVSGHNISTTEVESALVSHPSVAEAAVVGAADETTGQAIVAFVILRGTANAEDESLVADLRNHVGATLGPIAKPKRILPVQELPKTRSGKIMRRLLRDVAENRQLGDVTTLTDSTVMDLIQAKLPAAPSED
- the nhaA gene encoding Na+/H+ antiporter NhaA yields the protein MTAPRTTPTRKVLGRLSLPERTFVGEALRTETVGGVLLLLAAVTALVWVNVPPLHDSYESVSHFHFGPEALGLNLSVAHWAADGLLAIFFFVAGIELKRELVAGDLRDPKAAALPVVAALCGMAVPALVYTLTNLTGGGSLAGWAVPTATDIAFALAVLAVIGTSLPNALRAFLLTLAVVDDLFAILIIAVFFTDSLDFAALGGAAAGLAVFWLLLRKGVRGWYVYVPLALVIWGLMYNSGVHATIAGVAMGLMLRCTRREDEERSPGERIEHIVRPLSAGLAVPLFALFSAGVAVSGSALGRVFTQPETLGVVLGLVVGKAVGIFGGTWLTARFTRASLSEDLAWPDVFAVASLAGIGFTVSLLIGELAFEDDRTLTDGVKAAVLTGSLIAAVLATVLLKMRNAKYQALWAAEERDDDRDGIPDIYEQDDPAYHLRMAELYERKAAEHRRLAEVAGGAGDGDDGPA
- a CDS encoding phage holin family protein; translation: MSAPDGSPVGAERSVGQLFASATAEMSALVHDEIALAKAQLRQDVKRGVVGGGAFTAAGAVLIFSLPMLSFALAYGIRTWSDWNLAICFLLSFAANVVVALVLTLIGVVFSKKAKKGKGPQKVAASMKQTAGVLQNAKPHPRRPAPADDAVEAVARSTS
- a CDS encoding alpha/beta fold hydrolase translates to MTDPATTPAAPSTQPASPVRLDVPGAKGLIHRDVAANGARFHIAEVGDGPLVLLLHGFPQFWWTWRHQLVALADAGFRAVAMDLRGVGGSDRTPRGYDPANLALDITGVVRSLGEPDAALVGHDLGGYLAWTAAVMRPKLVRRLAVASMPHPRRWRSAMLSDVKQTSAGSYIWGFQRPWIPERQLTADDGALVGRLIRDWSGPRLPDDESVEAYRRAMCIPSTAHCSIEPYRWMVRSLARPDGIQFNRRMKRPVRVPTLHLHGSLDPVMRTRSAAGSGEYVEAPYRWRLFDGLGHFPHEEDPVAFSAELINWLKDPEPDR
- a CDS encoding MarP family serine protease; amino-acid sequence: MNVLDILLLVAAVWFAIVGYRQGFVVGILSVIGFLGGGLVAVYALPVIWDWMTDNSEVSTAAAVVAVVIVIVCASVGQALTTHLGNKVRRYITWSPARALDATGGALVNVVAMLLVAWLIGSALAGTTLPTLGKEVRNSKVLQGVAGALPNQADTWFADFSSVLTQNGFPQVFSPFSNEPITDVQPPDPALANSPVAQSAKRSIVKVMGTAQSCGKVLEGTGFVFGERRVMTNAHVVGGVDEPTVQIGGEGRKHDAKVVLYDWERDIAVLDVPDLRAPVLEFTTKDAVSSDDAIVAGFPENGAYDVRPARVRGRITANGADIYKRGTVHRDVYSLYATVRQGNSGGPLLTPEGKVYGVVFAKSLDDPATGYALTADEIEEDIAKGRTANQQVDSDSCAL